TCCATCAAAAAGAAATTACcaaatatgaataaaatcaagTTCTAGTATCTTAGGCTATTTTTtgaagtttggaggggaggggaggggaaggtagagcttcaaaattttttttttttttaaatatagagaattttttatttttattattattattattattattatttatttcagtGAAGAGAAGACATGAGTCCTACACCAACAAttcattaatatattaatatatgagaattataaaaagaaaaagatggaTGACATGCCTCTAATCCATCAAAAAGAAATTACcaaatatgaataaaatcaagTTCTAGTATCTTAGGCTATTTTTtgaagtttggaggggaggggaggggaaggtaGAGCttcgaaattttttttttttaaatatagagaaatttttaatatttttgaaaaaaaaattgtttagaatgataaaataatatctATCATTAATGTATATTTACTTtttgaaatactataacaacaaaaattatatttgaacattttGTCTAAGCCATCCAAAACCCTCTTTTAATACAAATTTTGCGTTCCCTAAATTAGGGGACTTTAGGTGTTATGAAGAAAATTAAATCCTCTAAAACCCTGCAAActaaaatctttctattctttttcccccaatccttcctatttttcaaagtcctcccctcccttctcctccaaactcccaaacatagtctTAGAGAAATCCTTCCTTAGCACGGATCGGGATAGCTAGAATCCCACCATACCTTAACTTGGATATAGAATCATGTGTTTGCAGTTCTATTTGTGTAGTTGTTGCTTTCACAATATAAATGAAAAACCTTGACTCTTACTGAATGATATGCCGAAAAAAGTTTTCCATATGGTTTGAAGCTTACACAGGACTATGGCCTTTGAGGATAATGGCTACAATTCGGATCATATTTTTGTAGCACTTAGGTCCATGTTAGAGTTAATTCGAGCATCGTTGAATCTTATTTGGTTTCTTCATGTAGTCTGAATGATGAAGGTAATGACTATAATAATAAGTTGTTTAATTTCATGTAGTCTGGAAGGTTTTTGGCTGGGGCAAGAAGAAGACTATGTGTTTTCATGCCACTCAAGTAATGTAGAATGCACTTTACTGCAGACCAGTGAGATTCCAATGGTGATGCCAGGAATTGGAAAGATTCGTTGGCTGAAAATGCTATGTTCGGTCGAGTGAGTGTCACATATTGTATGGCGCCAACAATAGATCAATAGAGAAGGGGATTTGAGATTACATTCATTTTATATTTGTTTACCTTGCATTGACTGAACATATGTGTGGAAACTCTCTTTTCTTCAGTCATGTTAACATTGGCCAGTAGATCCCATATGTACTTGGTTTGAGTAAGCAGCAGTGTCCCGTTGGCTTGATGAGTGAAAAAGGTATTGTGGAGTACAAAGTTTCTTGAGTGCAAACTTGTCATGGATTTTATTAATAAGCGCATGGATAACTTTAGATGAAGAACCAATGACAAGTATATCGTCTATATACATCAGGGCATACATCGTGACATTATGGTGATTGTAGACAAATAGTGAGTGATCACATCGACTAGAGACAAAGCCAAATTGAATTAAGGCATGATGAAATTTTTCATACCATGCGCTTAGGGCCTGCTTGAGACCATATATTTCCTTTTTGAGTTTACAAACCAGCAAAGCATTGGAGTAATGAAAGCCTGGTGGTTGATCCATGAAAATTTCTTCCTGCATGTCCCCATTGAGAAAGGCATTGTAGATATCCACTTGATGAATCTCTCACTTGAAAGCGAGAGCCAAAGTCAATATAACAAGAATGGTTGTAGGCTTGATAACTGGGAAAAAATTCACATGGAAGTCAAATCCATGTTGCTGATGCAAGTCTTTGGCCACGAGTCTGGCTTTGTACTTGTTAACACTATAATCGGGATTTTCCCTCACCTTAATTACCCATTTACCTCCAATTGTTTTCTCGTGAGGTGGTAGTGTGGTGAGTACCCATGTTCCATTCTTCATTAAGGATTCATATTCAGCTTTCATTGCATCAAACCATTAATAAAGCTTGCTTTACTAAACTAGGTTCAACATGAGAAAAGAGCACTTTAGGTTTTGAGATGCCAAGTTTGGCTCGGGTGATCATCAGATGTGTGTTTTACACTAAAGGAATTGGGGAGGCTTGATTATGAATGGAAGGAGACAATGAAGTGTTGGAAACTAACTGACATGTGACCCACGTTATTGGTAATTTTAGCAAATAATGAGTCAGGAACCCTATTTTCATGACGTGAATTAGGAATATCACTGGGGATGTGAGATTTAGAAACATGGGATAGATCATTGGGTGCATTAGGTATCTTTAGTGCTGAGCTTGTGGCCATTTGTTTTATGTCAGTAGGTTAAGATGTGGTGGTGGTGTCAATTGCAGGTGACACATTTGATTTCATTTGAATGAGACTAACATGTAGTTCTGATTTAGGTGTTAGTGAGGTTGTGTTTGTTGACTCAGTGagtttgaaattattttgaaaggGAAACCATGCTTATTAAATACCACATCTTTATAAATGAAGATATTACCTTCCATAGTTAGTCATTTCTGACCTTTGTGTGTTGGGGAGACACCTAACTAAACACATCTAGTGTTTCTAAACTCTAACTTGTAGCGATTAAAAGGTCTCAAAGATTTTCAATGCATCATAGTCGGGTTGTTTGTTATGAACAATTGAaaaatgtgagatatattgagtgTGTGCACTTGTGAGAAATCTGTTTAGTAGGTGGACTGCAGTGGTGAAGCTATGATCCCAAAATGTAATGGGCAAGGAAACATGAGCCAGTAGTGTGAGTCTCATCGCAACTATTTGTGTGTGCTTCTGTTGAACAGTCCCATTTGGATGTGAGGTATGAGGGTAAATTAGTATGTGCACAATTCCTTGCTCTTGAAGCAACTTGGTAAGAGTTATGAATCTCATCCAAAGTCAGATTGAATAGCCTTAATCTTGACCTGAAGTTGTGTCTCCgcatatttttaaaacaatttgaatgcAGATATGACATCAATCTTAGGTTTAAGAAAGTATTTCCAAGTATACCTAGAAAATGCATCAACGAATGTAATTTAATAGGTATAACCACCACTTGAAGGTGATGGTGAAGGTCCCTATAGATAAGTAAAGACAAGTTTAAATAATTGAGTGTAATTGGTTTTGGACTCGGGAGCATGCAATTTATAGGACTTGCCAATACAGCACAATTTGCAGAAATCAATGACATTTTTAGTGCTCATAGGAATTTTACATAGATAGGATATGCTCTTTAGAGCTCTAGAGTTTGCATGCCCTAATCTAGATTCCCAAATGGCCCAACTACTTTGATAAACAACTTTATTTGTACAAGAAGCAATGTTATTATTAGAAGATGTTAATGTGGTGTTTACAACTGAAACAAATTTGAGAGACTTGTTTCTCAAGAAAGACATTGAGGGTTCCAAAGTTAAGTTGTTGAAGCAGTACAAGCCGCTCTCTTCTTGGAAGCCTTCAACAAGAACACCACTAGATGACTAAGATTTAACAAAAACACACGTTAAAGTGTAATTCAAAATAGGCATTATTGTCCTTTGCAAACTTTGAAACATAAATCAAATTTCTAATGATTGTGTGAATATACAACATATCATTTTGATTCAAGACAATTTTTGACACAAGATTGGAAAATAATGTAGAGTGACCTATTATTTTAACCTCTAAACCAAGACCATTACCAATGAACACTCTATTTGGACCACTGAGTTTTAGCATATGTTTACTTGTGATCTTTAACTTATTGCGGGATATTTACAAGAGAAAGAAAATggaaattttttagggttttttattaaTGTGTCTAACGAGACGTTGATTCTCACTCCTACGTATCTTCAGGTGCGATGGAGAATTCAAGGCTATATAGTTCTCGATAGAAAGAACTTTGtttcttaattgattttatttatgaaaatgaGTTTAGTCGCACTTGGGCGGAAAAAAAAAAGACTTGTTGATTAAAACATTTGCGCTTGGGCgaagaaaattgtttgaaaaaggacTCGTGCTTTGGTGGAAAATGAGTTTGATTGGTTTATATTGATTTTAGGCAGGACACGAGTATTCAAAAGGAAAGTTATACATCAGATATGCAAACACTCGGGGAAAAGGTATGACATACGTGCATCTCGTCATTTTTCATCCCTTTTATTGAAAACATGTGAGACGAATTAAGTTACAACCCCTTAACAAAAGACAAAAATTTGAATAACCAAGCTATACAACTTGTATTCAAATACTCGAGGAAAAGGTAGGACATATGTCCATCTCTCCCATTTAATTTGTTAATTGAGTTGATCTAAAATCGCTTAATTACTGTGTTTTGAATGGAAGACAAATATTCAAATAGTCAAGCTATACAACTTGTATTCAAATACTCGAGAAAAAGGTAGGACATACATCTATCTCGCCTGTTTAATCCGTTTGATTAAGAAAAGAAATTAAGTGTTTTTTATTCAATCAAAAAAAGAAGCTTGGTGTTGACCAAGTGTTTGGATCACATTTCGAAGAAGGACTTTATGTTGATCAAGTTTGATGGTTTTAAATGAATTGATTTTATTGGATTGATTTTACAAGAAATCGGTGGGATCATATGGATTTTCACATACGAATACTTTGAGCAGGTTATTGTTGATAACAAGGTTATTGGATCAAGATCTTTTAGAGATCCTATTTTTGCTAGCACTGTAAGTGTATACATCAACAGAGTGAATTATCGTTTGAAGTTAATTATGTTTTGATAGAACATCTATGTAAAGAGTTTTTAAATCGCTTTGTTCAATGCTTCTTTAGTTGTCTTGTAATTGACTTGGATTAGAAGCAATCAAGACCTAAGTAACATCATGtattattttatttggtttaattCATTGAGATGCTTTCAAGCTCTCTTGTTATTGTGTTTTGGTTTCGTGCTTCTTAAAATCTCTTATTTTGTTTATGTGACTTAAAATGTTTTGCCACAAGATCCTCCCCTTCTAGACCTCATTCCGTCCATGTTCTCACCAAATACACTTCTTTGCCCCACTGTGCGCCCACTTGCTGTGAATATCTTAGActtagggcccgtttgttttggctttttttagtaaagatttttatagtgttacataaatTTGTGAAAAAACATTTTACAccgaaactttttataaaagcttcaaataaaaattttgtttgaatagttattcttaaaatgtgattttaggtatttcatctatttatggaaaaaaaattggatatcaaaatttcaaaaaatcacttgaTTTTGAAGCTGtttaaatagattttcataaaaatcatttttgaaatacaactttttgaaaaaattgcgattttgactaagttttggtcttcaataatgtatgtttatgttataggatgtcaaaattagtgttttattttaggaaaaacgaatataaaaaacttgtaatattttgaaaaacggttttgaaaaatctattttcaaaaatacaaacaaaaaatccatttttttaaagatgaAACAAACAGACCCTTAATTCACATCAAGAAATTTGATGTGTGGGGACAAAGAACAACAACGGCCGAAATAAATGACATTTGGCAATAATAACCAATAAGACAATGAATTAACTTGGTAGAAGTAGATAAAAGAAGGCGAGAAACACAAAAGATTTATCTATCCAGTTCGATCAAATAATCTACGTCTGAGGGAGAGAACTGTTGTCCAATTCACTACTCTAAAAGTTGTTACAatagattacaaatgagttacaagaaagtAGTCATCAAAATTTACAAGAACAAATCCTATTTTTTACTCAAGTGTTTCTCAACCTCTCCGGCTCTCAATATAGTAATCACACAAAATTTTAGTTTAGAAGTATTGTCTAATCCTACTAAATAACTTCAAAGATATTCCTAAATTCTAAACCCCTTATTTCTCAATTTAGCTCTAAAGTTCTAAAAATACATAACAAATCACAAAACATATCTCATTATTGTTAgagtaaaaaatattattaatatcttataacatttcttagaatattataaatatatattttttaaatttttttagaatattatacatattttatatatttttttatattaatttatattatttttaaattaatataaaatattttaatattaatgaaTGGATTCACGAAACGAATCAACCAACCTCAAAATCTATGAagtcttttttgttattttttgacaCTCTAATTTTTTTCcaatctcaaaatatattttatttttcttcatcacTTAAGATTTTAAGACATTCTTCGACATCATTAACTTATTTAAGAGTTACGATCTAGCATAATGATATGTAAAAAGTATTTgagtataattatgttttaaaattCACAATAGTAAACATATAATCTTCATCAAATTGCATGAATAACACTTGACATCTTGATTTTAAAACAAGTGCATCACCAAAAACATAAGAGTGATCATGCTCACGTGATTGATGAGTTTCACAAATTCCACTCGAAAtggaataataaatataatatatcaaTATTTGAGAAAATCACAAATTTCACTTGAAatcaaataatgaaaaaaatgaatTACCACAAGTACGGTACGTGTACTCTGTAGGGGTGCATATCTAGTACTGATAGTTCACCATTTAGAAGAATAGTACTCCATTCTCAATGATTCTCAATGGATGTTAGTGTTCTATATTTGTAACAACGATGTGTCTATGAAGTACGGACAATTCTCAGAATATGCGTGTCGCGATACACACGTTGGTGTTCGACACGCGTATCAATGTTCGACACATGTATGACACACGTACGACATGTGTCTGAAAAGTCAGATAACTCTCTAAAAAATCTGACGAGTGTCTCCCTAAAAATAGTATTTATCACACTCATAGAACACATGTCGAACATTTTAGTGAGAcagatatataaaaaaatttgatttttttaccttttttcttCAACATACTTCGCAATTTTTGGACAAACTTGGTACACATCTAAATCAGTTAAAGATATATTGAAACAATGTTATCAATGAATAACTAAACACATGAATTTGTATTAGAATATTTTAACTCTTTTAATAATAGATGGATAAATGAAACTTATATGTTACTatcatatactccctccgtctcataataagtgtctcatttgcactttttctttgtctcaaaataaatgtctttttacaatatcaatgcaacatttattattttttttccacTACTTTACccctatatattaactttcacgtttttcaacaactccactacctataataaataagggtgttttagtaaatgatattacttttatcattaaaatcaacacatctaatcattttcttaagaaccgtgaaaagctcaaataagacacttattatgagacggagggagtatgttGTAGCAATACCGGTGTCCTATGTTTCTGACATAGCAATACTGGTGTCCTATGTTTCTGACATTTCGGTGTCGGAGTGTCTATGTCATATCTCGATGTTTGTGTCAATATCCGTGCTTCGTGCTTCATAGTGCTTCCGAGCTTTAAGCATCTGCAGGATAGGCGTGCAAAAAGACAGACATATAGGGAGGGAGAGAACTAGAATACattacatagttttttttttctattcaaTTTCATGTACATAGCTAAATTTACATGTACTCCAAATTACACATTCAAATTTACAAGGACTCCAAACTACACCACCTAAAAGTACTATTTACCATCTTGGATTTTTGATAATCTATCAATATTTACACCAAACACAACCTAAGTAATATGTTACTGTACACAACTACTTACACTATACTAATACATAGATACTTGAGATTTCTATTCTGCAGTATAAATTCCAAGCCCCTCTTGTTGAGGGAAGGAAGGTAGATACTTAACAGTTTCTTTTTTACATGTATGCATTTTTCGGTTTGACTTGAAACACGGCGAAAATAGTGAGAATATACACAAGAGAGGACAGTTAAGAATATGATCTGATCAACTTAAAATTCTGAAAAGATCGGTTTTTGAAGAAACTTCCGAGGAGAAATCCGATTGTTGTGCCTTGAGGTGGCTTTGGTGAAAGACTAGAGTTATGTTTCACTTGCAGTACTGTGTCGCCAATCTGTCTGCGGATTGAATCGATAATCTTTGGATCGACAGTGTTACCAGTTACATCGGTGACGTAGAATGTGTCTTTTGCTTTCCCGTTTTCTGTTGATATTTCTGCTCTTTTGATGCATAAACTGTTTTCTCGGAAAATCCTTGTGATATCTGAGAGAAGTCCTACACGATCTTCCGTGCATAACTCCAGCTCCATCCCCTGCATATAAACATATCTTAGTATACCATAGAGCGAGGCCTAGAACTTTCGAGTGCGTTATTTTATCGTACCTCAGATGCCCGCCTCTCGATTGCCGCTTCAAGACATTGTATAAGCCGTTCTCTCTCGGCCTCTGAGCTTATCGGAAAGCCATCAATGTGCCGAATATAAAACTCCTAGATAACATGAAAAATTCCTAATCAGGTAAAAATTTATGCAGCAAATGCAAATTATGTAACCCAACAGCATGCAACGAAATATCGGCTAACCTGATAAGCCCCGGTCCTTTCTGTCTGAACCACACCATGAAAAACTACATACTGCATGTCGGTTAAAGTGCAAACAATATCGAACAATAGCTTTGGTCGATCTTTGGCTCTCATGATAACCACAGTGTAATCCCTTTCAATACAGTCTGATACAGTTACATGTGGAAACGGTCTTTTATCTCTTTCTCCGAGTCCGGCTTTTTCAACCCTTTCGTAGTCCCTGTCAGCAAACATAATCTGATGTAATCGTCTATCCCTATACATAACTCCAGGATGTGAAAGTGCTGTTTTAGCTGTCTTTGGATCGTCACTTCCCCTGAGGACATTGCAAAGCAAATTCTTTATTATGGAGAGACGGGATGGATCCTCGATGGCACATCCACTTGAATCATCAGTCACATGAACGACTGCTGCAGCCCTCGTATTATGCGTCCAAATCTCGGCAGTAACCACGTTACAGCGAAGGTCTGCGAGCACCGCACAGATTTCAGATAGTAAACCAGGTCTGTCTGTGCCTGTAAGTTCAATAACAGTGTGCTCTTCAGTAGGTACGACCCCAACAGACTCTCTCATCGACGTTGCAAAGCTCGGATTCTTTTCAAGTCTCTACAAAATTAGAAAGGTAAAAAATCAGAAACTACAAGCTTTTTTGACAATCTATAATTGAAGAACTACATATTAGTTTGGCGAGATTCATAGATATAACAAAGAATACAAAAATTTTCATATTCTCAGAACCTATGAAGCAAAGACATCAGAAACACAGCAACATCACTCTGATCACTGACATGCTGACaccagtaataatttgaaaaaatgaataaattaagcgtaatcacaagtgtcagtgTTGGTTTCGGACACCGACAGTGACACGGACACACATTTTTTCAGAGGTATCGATGCTACAGAGCTTAGAACCAAATTTTTGGAGGGAAAATAGAGGAACCAAAATTTCTAGAAGATCGAAAGAGAAATAAAATCTATGAACTAAACTAGTACGGCAGCGATAAGGCAAGTTTATCATCCTCTGTTACATGCGTTTCAAACGGTATATCCGCCAGATATGAATCCAGCAGGTTCATACATACACCCTTTGCTCAAAGAATACAGAAAACCAAAGGAATTTTATATAGAAATCAAATTATAATCGAAGAATACGCAGAAAACAAGCGTAAAACGATGCAAAAGCTCAAAGGGATTGATTGATTGTGTTAccaaaatcaaaaccaaaaccaaaTTCACATGAGCATATTTTCTAATACCGTTGTCCTGCTTACTTAACTTGAAGATTTCTAGCAAAGGACGGTAAAATCACCCTTCCACAGAGATGGTGCAACAAAAATAAGCGTCAATTGAAGCATTCAAGAAATGGCAAATACACAACTTCCTACCCTCTGAATATAATCAATGACTTCCTTGTCTTTGATCTTGCTTCCATTTCGATCCGTCACATTAAACACTgaatacaaaaacaaaaatcaaattagtATACTAGCATCAGAAGCAAagctaatattaattataaaaaatataaatttgttttGTTTCTAAAATTGAGTCTGCCAATACTTAAGAGCTATTATTATCGGTGTCAGTATCAGTATCGGGTGTCTGTGTCCGATTTCATAGGTTAAAAGAGGAAATTACCATCCATGAACCAAACCCCATCAGAGGAGATATAAGCCTTTTTTATCACAAGGTTCATATCTGAAATAACTTGGACTACATCCAATAGTATCCCATGTTTGTTAACACTGTCAACCTGCAAAAcaaacaatcctattgagttttttaaaaaagggtaaattgaaagaaaaagtaaaataatatgttAAGAATTGTAATTAAGTTTAACTCAACCCAACAAAATCGGTTTGTAAGATGAAGATTgtccattaataagcatatatcCAGGTCATATATTATCTGATTAGGACTCTTAACACACACCCTCATGTCCAGAATAGGACATCT
This region of Vicia villosa cultivar HV-30 ecotype Madison, WI unplaced genomic scaffold, Vvil1.0 ctg.002541F_1_1, whole genome shotgun sequence genomic DNA includes:
- the LOC131639129 gene encoding ACT domain-containing protein ACR6-like, whose protein sequence is MDDEYAKLIRRMNPPRVVIDNNACENATVIKVDSVNKHGILLDVVQVISDMNLVIKKAYISSDGVWFMDVFNVTDRNGSKIKDKEVIDYIQRRLEKNPSFATSMRESVGVVPTEEHTVIELTGTDRPGLLSEICAVLADLRCNVVTAEIWTHNTRAAAVVHVTDDSSGCAIEDPSRLSIIKNLLCNVLRGSDDPKTAKTALSHPGVMYRDRRLHQIMFADRDYERVEKAGLGERDKRPFPHVTVSDCIERDYTVVIMRAKDRPKLLFDIVCTLTDMQYVVFHGVVQTERTGAYQEFYIRHIDGFPISSEAERERLIQCLEAAIERRASEGMELELCTEDRVGLLSDITRIFRENSLCIKRAEISTENGKAKDTFYVTDVTGNTVDPKIIDSIRRQIGDTVLQVKHNSSLSPKPPQGTTIGFLLGSFFKNRSFQNFKLIRSYS